The sequence below is a genomic window from Flavobacterium lipolyticum.
GCATTATTAATTGCATCATCACAATTTTCTGCTTTTACAAGTATTCCTAAAATTGCAGAACGCGAAGCATATCCGGTATCCGACGCTCAAAAAAGATTGTGGCTGTTAAGTCAGTTTCCGGAAGGTTCTGTGGCATACAATATGCCTGCACAGGTTACTTTGAAAGGAAAACATAATATAGATGACATCGAAAAAGCCATTAATTTGGTGATCGAGCGACACGAAATATTGCGTACCGTTTTTAAAGTTCATTCTAATGGAGAAGTTTTACAGCATATCTTAAGCCCGAAAGAGTTGGGATTCAAAGTAGATTTTCAAACCCTTAGTACAGTTGAAGCAACAGCTTATATAAAACAAGATTCTTTTAAAGTATATGATCTGGAGAAAGGCCCGTTGTTAAGAGTAAGTGTACTCCAGACGGAAGACGAAATATATGTTTTGTATTTTAATATGCATCATATTATCAGCGATGGATGGTCGATGAACGTTTTGAAAAAAGACTTTTTGTTCTATTATGAAAGTATCCGAAACAAGCGCAATGATACTTTGCCGGCTTTAAGAATTCAGTACAAAGATTATGCAAACTGGCAGTTAGAAGCTTTAGAGCGTACTACAGACCATGCAGACAAAATATTTTGGATGAATAAACTCCAGGGGGAGTTGCCTGTTTTGGATTTGCCTTCTTCAAAAGTCAGACCTAACAAAAAGAGCTATAACGGAACAAAGTTACTGGCACATCTGGGAGAAAAAGAAGTAAAGCAGATTAAAGCTTATACACAAACGAATGGCGGTAGTTTGTTTACCTTTTTACTGACGACCTGGAATATTATGTTGTACAATTATACCGCAACCGGGGATATTGTTATGGGAACTCCAATTGCAGGACGAAATCATTCCGATTTATCAGATCAGATAGGCTTTTTTGTAAATACTCTGGCATTGAGGAATCAGATACAGCCTGATTATAGTTTCGACCGATTTTATAAAGAAGTAACCGAGTCAACTCTTCTGGCATTCGAACATCAAAACTACCCTTTCGATCGTTTGGTTGAAGACCTGAAAGTTAAAAAGAACAGCAGCAGAAGCGTTGTATTTGATATCATGCTGATTTTGCAAAACGCACAGCAGTCGAGAGAAGATAGTACCAGCATCAATGCTTCTAATATAGATCGTATTTTGAATTTGGGGCAGACTATAACAAAATTTGACCTGGATATCAATTGTAAAGAATTTAACAGCTACCTGTCTTATGAAATCTCATTCAACAATGATGTTTACGACACAGAGATGATCTCTGATTTGATGGGGCATTACAAACAATTGGTAAAAAACATCTTAAAGTCTTCAAAATTGGCACTTGCTTCTATTTCTTATTTATCAGAAGAAGAAGAAACAGAATTGCTTTATACGTATAATGATACTAAAGCCGAGTATCCGTCTGGAGAAACCGTATTGGATTTATTCAACAGTCAGGTCCAAAGGAGACCGGAAGCCATTGCTGTAATTGCTAATAATGAGCGTTTGACTTATAAAGAGTTAGCCGAAAAATCAACGCAGTTTGCTTTACATCTGATGAGTTGCGGCGTAGAAAGAGACACCCTCGTACCGATTTGTATGGACAGGTCTGTAGAAGTAATCATTGGTTTATTAGGAATACTAAAAGCAGGTGGAGCTTACGTTCCTATCGATCCTAACTACCCTAAAAAACGAATCGATTTTATTATAGAAGACACCAACGCAAAAATAATAGTTACGAAAAAGAAATTCTCCTCATTATTCCATGCTTTTGAAACCGAAAAGAGTGTAATATACCTGGATGTTTTATTACCTGAAATTCAGGAGGTATCGACTGCTGATTTTGCGAATAAAATCAGTCCGGAACAATTGATTAATGTCATCTATACTTCCGGAACTACAGGTCAGCCAAAAGGAGTTATGATTGAGCACAAGTCCATTCTTAACCATGCCAGATGGAGTATCAAAAACTATAAATTTTCTGAGGGGGATAATGTCGCTAAGTACTTAAATTTTGCTTTCGATGCTTCGGCAGAAGAAATTTACCCGACACTTTTATCCGGAGCCACATTAAACTTTATTCCTGAAGATTGTTTGACCAATATTCCCCGCTTAAATGAATATTTGATCGACAACAATATGTCGGTACTGGTTCTTCCTTCCGTAATGTTACAGGAATTTACCAAATGCAAAAACACTACTCTAAGAATGCTGATCGTTGGAGGTGAAAAAATTGAAGATGCGAACAAAAATAATTTTGAGGTTTTCAATCATTATGGACCTACGGAAACTACCGTAACCTGTCTTAGTTATCAGCTCAAAAAGCAGAACAAAAATATTTTTGCTCCTATTGGAAATCCGATAGACAACGCCTCTGTCATCATTTTAGATACAAATGGCAAATTGGTTCCAAAAGGGATGATAGGGGAATTGCACATCGGAGGAGTCGGACTATCGAGAGGCTATTTAAACAACCCAATTTTAACCAATGAAAAATTCGTTACCAATCCTTACAACAGTAATGAAAAATTATACAAATCAGGAGATTTAGCAAGAAGATTGCCAGATGGTAAAATAGAGTTTATTGGCAGAAAGGATGAACAGGTAAAAATCAGAGGATACCGAATAGAACTGGGAGAGATAGAACACGCGATCTTAAATCTTGAAGAAATCGAAAACACAGTAGTTCAGATCAGAAAAAGTACTACTGGTGAGAACGATCTGATTGCTTTTATCGTGGCTACAAACAAACAAAAAACTTCTCAACTAAGAGCCTCTCTAAAAGCATATCTACCGGACTACATGATTCCGTCCTATTTTATTCAGGTCGATCAGTTTAAACTCACCTCTAACGGTAAGGTTGATAAGAAAGATTTAGAAACTTTCGACCTTTCTACAATTGTTGCAGGAGAAGAATATGTGGCGCCAAGAGATGAAAATGAGGAAAAAATAGCTCAGGTTTTAGCACAGCAATTGGGAAAAAATACAGAAAGTATTGGCGTATTCGATCAGTTCTTTGACATAGGGGCAACTTCTATACGCTTAATGACAATTGCAGGAGAATTAAGTGAAGTATTCGGAATAGAAATAACAGTCGTAACACTGTTTGAATATGCTAACATAGATCAGCTAAATGAATACATCAAAGCCCATCAAAACCCTGAAAAAACTTCAAAAGAAGAGGAAGAAGACCTGTCCGGCGTCTTAGATGAAATAATTGATTTAATGTAAATAGTAATACTCTTTTAATCATGAAAAATACTTCAATAAAAAAGGACATTGCCATCATAGGGATGTCCGGAAAATTTCCACAGTCGAAAAATATTGAGCAATTCTGGAAAAATTTGCAGGAAGGCCAGGAGATGATTCATTTCTATTCTGAATTGGAACTTAAAGAGTTAGGAATTAACAGCAAAGAAAAAGATCCAAACTTTGTCGGTGTCACCTCAAGAATCGATGATGCAGAATGTTTTGATTACCAGTTTTTTGGTTACACTAAAGATGAAGCCGAAATCATGGACCCGCAAACCAGACTGCTGCACGAACACATCTGGCTGGCCCTTGAGGATTCGGGCACCAAAACAACGCATTACGGTGGTAAAATTGGTTTGTACACTGCCGTAAATGATAACTTTAATTGGAGGTTACATGCTAAAGTATCCAATAACAATAAAGTAAATCCTTTTTACGCCAATCAGCTCTCCAACAGGAGTTTTGCCAATACTTTAATTTCTTATAAGCTTAATTTGAAGGGGCCAAGCCTTATTGTAGATACCGCCTGTTCAAGTTCTTTGGCGGCCGTGCATATGGCTTGTAGAAATTTATTATTAAAAGAATGTTCGATTGCCGTTACCGGAGGGGTGAAAATACTAACCCGAAAAGAAACAGGCTACAATTACGAAGAAGGAATGATCTATTCTAAGGATGGTCATTGCAGGGCATTTGATGAATCGTCATCGGGTATAGTCAACGGAGAAGGTATAGGTATTGTAGTGCTAAAAAGACTAGAAGATGCCTTAAGAGATCGTGACAATATTTATTCGGTAATTCGTGGAACAGCACTTAATAATGACGGTAACCGAAAAGTAGGCTATACGGCACCAAGTGTTCAGGGACAATACGAATGTATCAATCTGGCACACAGAATGGCTGATGTAACACCAGAATCGATAGGATATATTGAAACACACGGAACGGCTACGAAATTAGGAGATCCGATAGAGATAGAAGCCCTAAACAAAGCTTTTAATTATGATACTAATCATTCCTGTGCCATCGGATCTGTTAAAACCAATATTGGTCATTTGGATTCTGCTGCCGGAATTGCGGGTTTAATTAAAGCGACAATGGTAATCAATCAAAAAAGCATACCTGAATCGTTACATTTTAAAATTCCAAACCCACAGATCAATTTTAAAAAAGGCCCTTTTTACGTCAACACAAAACAAACAGCTTGGAACAATCATAGTCCATTGCGTGCAGGAGTAAGTGCTTTTGGTATAGGTGGGAACAATGTTCATGTCATATTAGAAGAAGCACCTGAAAGAGCGGCATCTGAAACCAATAATCCTTATTATCTACTGCGTTACTCTGCTAAATCACAGTGGTCACTGGATAAGTTTCAGGAAAATTTGAAAACCTTTTTAGCCACAAAAAAGGACACAAAACTAGCCGATTTAGCCTATACACTGCAAACCGGAAGAGACCAGTTTAAATACAATAGGTTTTTGGTATGCAAAAGCAAAGAAGAGGCCCTTAAAATACTAGAGAGCGAAGATCAGGACGGTTTATTTTCCGGAAAATTAAAGAATACTGGTAAAGTAGCATTTATGTGCTCGGGATCGGGGTCTCAATACTTAAATATGGGGAAAGACTTGTATCATGACAGTCCGTACTTCAAAGAATATATCGACAAAGGTTTTGCGTACTTAGAAAGAGAAACCGGAATCGATTATGGAGCCATCCTGTTCCCGAAAGAGCAGTCGGCACAACAAACGAACAATATAAATGATAACATACATACACAGCCTTTGGTTTTTGTTTTTGAGTATGCTGTAGCCAAAACCTTGATGCATTTAGGGATTAATCCCAATTATTTGATCGGACATAGTACAGGTGAGTACGTAGCGGCTTGTTTAAGTGGGATCTTTACTTTTGAAGCCGCCTTATCCTTATTGATTAAAAGAGGGGAACTGATGTCAGCAGCTCCTAAGGGAAGCATGCTAAGTGTAAGTTTGTCTAAAGAAAAAATAACTGCCTATCTAAACAGTGATGTAGGTCTTGCGGTAATCAATTCGCCCGAATCTTGTGTAGTGTCAGGAACCATTGAGGGTATTGATGCACTCAAAGCCATTTTGGAAGAAAAAGATATTGCTTGTTCAAGAATCCGAGTTTCACTTGCAGGACATTCTTTTTTGCTGGATTCTATTTTAAAAGAATTTGAAGAAGCATTCCGCAATATCACCCTGTCTGAACCAACAATTCCAGTATTGTCCAACTATACCGGAGAAATACTGACTAAAGAAGAAGCCACTTCGGTAACCTATTGGGTCAATCATTTAAGAAACACCGTTCAGTTTTCAAAAGGACTACAGCAATTGTTAACCATTAAGAATTTGGCATTTTTAGAAATTGGGCCAGGAAATGCACTAACAAGTGTATTTAAGCAGCACAGTAAAGAAAATATACACGACCATATAGCACTTAACATGCTGAGACATCCAAGTCAGGAAATAAATGATACTCAGTTTTTTCTACAGCAATTAGGAGAACTGTGGTTTCAGGGTATCGATATTAATTGGGAATCCTATTATGGCGATTATTTGCCCAATAAAATTTCGGCTCCTGCCTATGTTTTTCACCAAACCAAATTCCTGGCACGTGTTAATCCTCTTGACAATTTGAATGGTAACGCTTTCAATACCTTTGAATATGAAGTAGAGGATAATTTTAACGAAGACGAAGAAATGTACAAAGAAGATGCGGATAGGGAGTTAATGAATACCCCCTACAAGGAACCCTCAACTGATACAGAAAAACAATTAGTAGAAATTTGGCAGGACTTCTTCAGTATTAATAAAATTGGAATTCTGGATGACTTTTTTGCGCTGGGAGGTAACTCATTAAAAGGAGTCACCATGCTAAAACTGATTCAGAAAACATTCGAGATCGATATTAAAATTAAAGATTTTTATAAAAAATCAACCATAAAAGGGCTTGCGGCCGAAATCGATCTGGCCTTAAAGTTTGTGATCATTCAGGAAGAAGAGATCAGCAGTAAAATGGTAATTACGATCTAAAAAGAATAGATTTTTTTTCATTCTAAACACAAAACCACACCACAATATTTTTATTAACTATTTGAAGGCAAAACACTTTGGCTTCTAAAAACACAATATCATGGTTGATTTATTAAATGAAATACATCAGAACAATATAACACTGTCTCTAGACGGCGAAAATCTTAAACTTGGTTTTAAAGATGAGGTGATGGATGAGGTGCTTATCACTAAAATAAGAGATAACAAACAGGAAATAATATCTTATTTAAGTAAATACACCCTGCTGAATAAAGAAAACAGGATTACGAAAGTAGAAGCGGGCGAAAGTTATGAAGTCTCTTCCAGTCAGCTTCGTATGTTGTCTTCTATATTAATTGATACGGGTGTCAAAGGATATAACTATTCAATTCCTAACTTGGTTCGTTTTCAGCAAAAAATAAATGTCAGCCATTTTAAACAGGCAGTCTACAATACGATAGACCGACATGAATCTTTACGTACCGTATTTAAAATTAACGAAGAGGGGCAAATCCGACAATACGTTCTCCAAAAAGAAGACATAAATTTTAAAATTGACTTTCAGGATTTCAGAACAC
It includes:
- a CDS encoding type I polyketide synthase: MKNTSIKKDIAIIGMSGKFPQSKNIEQFWKNLQEGQEMIHFYSELELKELGINSKEKDPNFVGVTSRIDDAECFDYQFFGYTKDEAEIMDPQTRLLHEHIWLALEDSGTKTTHYGGKIGLYTAVNDNFNWRLHAKVSNNNKVNPFYANQLSNRSFANTLISYKLNLKGPSLIVDTACSSSLAAVHMACRNLLLKECSIAVTGGVKILTRKETGYNYEEGMIYSKDGHCRAFDESSSGIVNGEGIGIVVLKRLEDALRDRDNIYSVIRGTALNNDGNRKVGYTAPSVQGQYECINLAHRMADVTPESIGYIETHGTATKLGDPIEIEALNKAFNYDTNHSCAIGSVKTNIGHLDSAAGIAGLIKATMVINQKSIPESLHFKIPNPQINFKKGPFYVNTKQTAWNNHSPLRAGVSAFGIGGNNVHVILEEAPERAASETNNPYYLLRYSAKSQWSLDKFQENLKTFLATKKDTKLADLAYTLQTGRDQFKYNRFLVCKSKEEALKILESEDQDGLFSGKLKNTGKVAFMCSGSGSQYLNMGKDLYHDSPYFKEYIDKGFAYLERETGIDYGAILFPKEQSAQQTNNINDNIHTQPLVFVFEYAVAKTLMHLGINPNYLIGHSTGEYVAACLSGIFTFEAALSLLIKRGELMSAAPKGSMLSVSLSKEKITAYLNSDVGLAVINSPESCVVSGTIEGIDALKAILEEKDIACSRIRVSLAGHSFLLDSILKEFEEAFRNITLSEPTIPVLSNYTGEILTKEEATSVTYWVNHLRNTVQFSKGLQQLLTIKNLAFLEIGPGNALTSVFKQHSKENIHDHIALNMLRHPSQEINDTQFFLQQLGELWFQGIDINWESYYGDYLPNKISAPAYVFHQTKFLARVNPLDNLNGNAFNTFEYEVEDNFNEDEEMYKEDADRELMNTPYKEPSTDTEKQLVEIWQDFFSINKIGILDDFFALGGNSLKGVTMLKLIQKTFEIDIKIKDFYKKSTIKGLAAEIDLALKFVIIQEEEISSKMVITI